In the genome of Streptomyces sp. V2I9, one region contains:
- a CDS encoding roadblock/LC7 domain-containing protein, translating to MTSDMRSGQVSDLDWLLSGLVQRVPYTRSAVLLSADGLVKSVHGMDPDSADHMAALAAGLYSLGRSAGARFGDNGDVRQVVVELDSTLLFVSTAGSGTCLAVLAGREADAAVLGYEMAMLVKSVRPYLTTPLRQPAGAPFTPGI from the coding sequence ATGACGAGCGATATGCGGTCCGGGCAGGTCTCGGACCTGGACTGGCTGCTGAGCGGACTGGTCCAGCGCGTGCCCTACACGCGCAGCGCGGTCCTGCTCTCCGCCGACGGGCTGGTGAAGTCCGTCCACGGCATGGACCCCGACAGCGCCGACCACATGGCGGCCCTGGCCGCAGGTCTGTACTCGCTGGGCCGCAGCGCCGGAGCCCGCTTCGGGGACAACGGGGACGTGCGGCAGGTGGTCGTCGAACTGGACTCCACGCTGCTCTTCGTCTCCACCGCCGGATCGGGCACCTGCCTCGCCGTCCTCGCCGGGCGCGAGGCGGACGCCGCCGTCCTCGGCTACGAGATGGCGATGCTGGTCAAGAGCGTCCGCCCCTACCTGACGACCCCGCTGCGGCAGCCCGCCGGGGCGCCGTTCACTCCGGGGATCTGA
- a CDS encoding GAF domain-containing protein, translated as MTSFATGRMLLTPTDRHGRARAERLRKLDLGERPDSSYDDFDAFADKVAEATASPFSMVNFIDENRQFFAGLHTPAGNRRGQELGSAAAGSDRGSRYMARDHGYCPHVLARRKALVLDDVCDYPRFAGNPVVDEIGIRSYLGAPLIDRTGIALGTVCAVDTVPRPWGRAGLDTIKSLARELVRRIDDREGHHPL; from the coding sequence GTGACATCCTTCGCCACCGGCAGGATGCTCCTGACACCCACCGACCGGCACGGCCGGGCCCGCGCCGAGCGACTGCGCAAGCTGGACCTCGGCGAACGCCCCGACTCCTCCTACGACGACTTCGACGCCTTCGCCGACAAGGTGGCCGAAGCCACTGCCAGCCCCTTCTCGATGGTCAACTTCATCGACGAGAACCGGCAGTTCTTCGCCGGGCTGCACACCCCCGCGGGCAACCGCCGTGGACAGGAGCTCGGTTCGGCCGCCGCGGGCAGCGACCGCGGCAGCCGGTACATGGCCCGCGACCACGGGTACTGTCCGCACGTCCTCGCCCGGCGCAAGGCCCTCGTGCTGGACGACGTCTGCGACTACCCGCGGTTCGCGGGAAATCCGGTGGTGGACGAGATAGGCATCCGCTCCTACCTCGGGGCACCGCTGATCGACCGCACCGGCATCGCGCTGGGCACCGTCTGCGCCGTCGACACCGTGCCTCGCCCCTGGGGGCGGGCCGGGCTCGACACCATCAAGTCGCTCGCCCGCGAACTCGTCCGCCGGATCGACGACCGGGAAGGCCACCACCCCCTCTGA
- a CDS encoding pyridoxamine 5'-phosphate oxidase family protein has translation MALTREEREQFLAEPRVAALSVASGEDGRAPLSVPIWYAYEPGGDVRVLTGRTSRKAELIAAAGRFTLLVDRLEPTVRYVSVEGPAVDTRPATRDDLEQMAARYLPAGKVAGYVDFARENHGEQVLITLRPERWVSSDLGQV, from the coding sequence GTGGCCCTCACCCGAGAAGAACGTGAACAGTTCCTCGCCGAACCCCGTGTCGCGGCGCTGTCCGTGGCGTCCGGGGAGGACGGTCGCGCCCCGCTCAGCGTGCCGATCTGGTACGCGTACGAACCGGGCGGCGATGTCCGCGTCCTCACCGGCCGCACCTCGCGCAAGGCCGAACTGATCGCCGCGGCGGGCCGGTTCACGCTGCTGGTCGACCGGTTGGAGCCGACCGTCCGGTACGTCTCCGTCGAGGGGCCCGCCGTCGACACCCGGCCCGCCACCCGTGACGACCTGGAGCAGATGGCGGCCCGCTACCTTCCGGCCGGGAAGGTCGCCGGGTACGTGGACTTCGCCCGGGAGAACCACGGCGAACAGGTGTTGATCACCCTGCGCCCCGAACGGTGGGTCAGCTCGGACCTCGGCCAGGTCTGA
- a CDS encoding ATP-binding protein produces the protein MSQLRAPDARPDRRDGGRHGRPGPRAHPAPTGPRAAGPPPDLRMRPQLLRTALLPAVAAVLGGAAAVIFTARAGAVDPSPGLWAALGGSAALAVAAVAAAYLGAHRVAGQVLERTLALRQAGAQGQAELRRVVEQLRDGETVAPHPPRRAQMAGGDAFDLLGQEMARGQEAAVAAVVQASQMFSRAGNEQKVEVFVNLARRLQSLVHREIQILDELEHEVEDPDLLKGLFHVDHLATRIRRHAENLAVLGGAVSRRQWSNPVTMTEVLRSAIAEVEQYPRVKLVPPMEGTLRGHAVADVIHLLAELVENATVFSAPHTQVLLRVQHVTAGLALEVEDRGLGMPEHEQKRMNALLSDPDQVNVAHLLQDGRIGLFVVSALARRHGIAVRLQSNIYGGTQAVLVLPQSLLGDDPDAPPSSDAAPVPPPGAVHRPPVEAAAAVPRQSGPADAASSAQPPTGGARPAPARGRSDRPEPPAGQAPPLPLRAERVDRAAPPASPPEGGSTAAPAGVHERDDRPAPPPARPELPKRSNQEHLVPQLRETPAPRVEDEHALHDPGLMAAFRRGIDLAEAQTAQEENPDGGHGGPDSAETGGQTALDAPLETLSPLPVRGDTAPHERPNPARRSRQDRALSASDLPVPDSYPPDAYPHDIPTYLPGGAVPEPRKDTTFKEWTP, from the coding sequence ATGTCTCAACTTCGCGCACCCGACGCGCGACCGGACCGCCGCGACGGCGGGCGGCACGGCCGCCCCGGACCGCGCGCCCACCCCGCCCCGACCGGGCCCCGTGCCGCAGGGCCGCCCCCCGACCTCCGCATGCGCCCCCAGCTGCTGCGGACCGCACTGCTCCCGGCCGTCGCCGCGGTGCTCGGCGGAGCCGCGGCCGTCATCTTCACCGCGCGCGCCGGAGCCGTCGACCCCTCGCCCGGTCTCTGGGCGGCGCTCGGCGGATCGGCCGCCCTGGCCGTAGCCGCGGTGGCCGCCGCCTACCTCGGCGCCCACCGGGTCGCGGGACAGGTGCTGGAGCGGACGCTCGCCCTCCGGCAGGCCGGCGCCCAGGGCCAGGCCGAACTGCGACGGGTGGTGGAGCAGTTGCGTGACGGCGAGACCGTCGCCCCGCACCCGCCCCGACGGGCCCAGATGGCCGGCGGCGACGCCTTCGACCTGCTCGGCCAGGAGATGGCGCGTGGCCAGGAGGCCGCCGTCGCCGCCGTCGTCCAGGCGTCCCAGATGTTCAGCAGGGCGGGCAACGAACAGAAGGTCGAGGTCTTCGTCAACCTCGCGCGCCGACTGCAATCCCTCGTCCACCGCGAGATCCAGATCCTCGATGAGCTCGAACACGAGGTCGAGGACCCCGACCTCCTCAAGGGCCTCTTCCACGTCGACCACCTCGCCACCCGGATCCGCCGCCACGCGGAGAACCTCGCCGTGCTCGGCGGGGCCGTGTCCCGCCGGCAGTGGAGCAACCCGGTCACCATGACCGAGGTGCTCCGCTCGGCCATCGCCGAGGTCGAGCAGTACCCCCGCGTCAAGCTCGTCCCGCCGATGGAGGGCACCCTGCGCGGCCACGCCGTCGCCGACGTGATCCACCTGCTGGCGGAGCTGGTCGAGAACGCCACGGTGTTCTCCGCCCCGCACACCCAGGTCCTCCTGCGCGTCCAGCACGTCACCGCAGGACTCGCCCTGGAGGTGGAGGACCGCGGCCTCGGGATGCCGGAACACGAGCAGAAGCGGATGAACGCCCTGCTCTCCGACCCCGACCAGGTCAACGTCGCCCATCTGCTCCAGGACGGCCGGATCGGCCTGTTCGTCGTCTCGGCCCTCGCCCGCCGCCACGGCATCGCGGTCCGCCTGCAGAGCAACATCTACGGCGGTACGCAGGCGGTGCTCGTCCTCCCGCAGTCGCTGCTCGGGGACGACCCCGACGCCCCGCCCTCGTCCGACGCCGCCCCTGTACCGCCCCCCGGAGCGGTGCACCGTCCGCCCGTCGAAGCCGCCGCCGCGGTCCCGCGGCAGAGCGGGCCGGCCGACGCCGCGTCCTCGGCCCAGCCGCCCACCGGAGGGGCCCGCCCCGCACCCGCCCGCGGTCGGAGCGACCGCCCGGAGCCGCCCGCCGGTCAGGCCCCGCCCCTCCCGCTGCGCGCCGAGCGCGTCGACCGCGCCGCACCGCCCGCCTCCCCGCCCGAGGGCGGCAGCACCGCCGCACCGGCGGGCGTCCACGAGCGCGACGACCGCCCGGCCCCGCCGCCCGCCCGCCCCGAGCTGCCCAAGCGGTCGAACCAGGAGCACCTCGTACCGCAGCTGAGGGAAACGCCTGCCCCGCGCGTCGAGGACGAACACGCCCTCCACGACCCCGGCCTCATGGCCGCCTTCCGGCGCGGCATCGACCTCGCCGAGGCCCAGACCGCCCAGGAGGAGAACCCCGACGGCGGCCACGGGGGCCCCGACTCCGCGGAGACCGGCGGGCAGACCGCCCTCGACGCCCCCCTGGAGACGCTCTCGCCCCTCCCCGTACGCGGAGACACCGCGCCGCACGAGCGGCCCAACCCGGCCCGGCGCTCCCGGCAGGACCGTGCGCTGTCCGCGTCCGACCTTCCCGTACCGGACAGCTACCCGCCCGACGCGTACCCGCACGACATCCCCACGTACCTGCCGGGCGGGGCCGTACCGGAACCCCGGAAAGACACCACCTTCAAGGAGTGGACACCATGA
- a CDS encoding MmcQ/YjbR family DNA-binding protein: MTTGATITAADVRAAALSLPDTTEKLAWGQPTFRVAGKIFASLGDDGTAMGVKCPREDRAELIAAEPEKFFIREGHDDHYAWMRVRLSALDGPDELAAILTDSWWQVAPRRLAAAHPELGAAGEGDG; encoded by the coding sequence ATGACCACCGGTGCCACGATCACCGCAGCCGACGTCCGTGCGGCCGCGCTTTCCCTGCCCGACACCACCGAGAAGCTCGCCTGGGGGCAGCCCACGTTCCGGGTGGCGGGCAAAATCTTCGCCTCGCTCGGTGACGACGGGACGGCCATGGGCGTGAAGTGCCCTCGCGAGGATCGCGCCGAGCTGATCGCCGCCGAGCCGGAGAAGTTCTTCATCCGCGAGGGACACGACGACCACTACGCCTGGATGCGCGTACGGCTGTCCGCCCTGGACGGCCCGGACGAGCTGGCCGCCATCCTCACCGACTCCTGGTGGCAGGTCGCTCCCCGCCGGCTGGCGGCGGCGCATCCGGAGCTGGGCGCGGCAGGGGAGGGCGACGGCTGA
- a CDS encoding DUF742 domain-containing protein, giving the protein MPAPQDGPLLDDAAGRLIRPYTISNGRTRPSTAFDLLSLIMATGIEPDVPLGPEHTIALGLCEGPVSVAEIAAHLRLPAVVAKVILSDLVACGAVTAHAPAFRDMPTDRSLLEAVLDGLRRQL; this is encoded by the coding sequence ATGCCGGCCCCGCAGGACGGGCCCCTGCTCGACGACGCGGCCGGCCGGCTGATCCGCCCGTACACGATCAGCAACGGCCGCACCCGGCCGTCCACCGCGTTCGACCTGCTGTCCCTGATCATGGCCACGGGCATCGAGCCCGACGTCCCGCTCGGCCCCGAGCACACCATCGCCCTCGGTCTGTGCGAAGGGCCGGTGTCCGTCGCGGAGATCGCCGCGCACCTCCGGCTTCCCGCTGTCGTCGCCAAGGTCATCCTCTCCGACCTGGTCGCCTGCGGCGCGGTCACCGCCCACGCCCCCGCTTTCCGTGACATGCCCACCGACCGATCTCTGCTGGAGGCAGTGCTCGATGGTTTACGACGACAGCTCTGA
- a CDS encoding glyceraldehyde-3-phosphate dehydrogenase, with the protein MTVNDDSFTNWMHREEIAESMIPIIGKLHREQDVNVLLHSRSLVNKSVVSILKTHRFARQIAGEELSVTETMPFLRALTTLDLGPSQIDIGMLAATYRADGRGLSVEEFTAQAVAGATGENKIERRASRDVVLYGFGRIGRLLARLLIEKAGSGNGLRLRAIVVRKGKGQDIVKRASLLRRDSIHGQFQGTITVDEANSKIIANGNEIQVIYSDDPTTVDYTAYGINDAILIDNTGRWRDREGLSKHLRPGIAKVVLTAPGKGDVPNIVHGVNHATIKPDDQILSCASCTTNAIVPPLKAMADEYGVLRGHVETVHSYTNDQNLLDNYHDSDRRGRSAALNMVITETGAASAVAKALPDLKAPITGSSIRVPVPDVSIAILSLRLERETTREEVLDYLRNVSLASPLKRQIDFISAPDAVSSDFIGSRHASIVDAGATKVDGDNAILYLWYDNEFGYSCQVIRVVQHVSGVEYPTYPAPAV; encoded by the coding sequence GTGACTGTCAACGACGACTCGTTCACCAACTGGATGCACCGCGAGGAGATCGCGGAGTCGATGATCCCGATCATCGGGAAGCTGCACCGTGAGCAGGACGTGAACGTCCTGCTGCACAGCCGCTCCCTGGTGAACAAGTCGGTGGTCAGCATCCTCAAGACCCACCGCTTCGCCCGGCAGATAGCCGGTGAGGAACTCTCGGTCACCGAGACGATGCCGTTCCTGCGGGCGCTGACGACGCTCGACCTCGGCCCGTCCCAGATCGACATCGGTATGCTGGCCGCCACCTACCGGGCCGATGGCCGCGGACTCTCCGTCGAGGAGTTCACCGCGCAGGCCGTCGCTGGGGCGACGGGCGAGAACAAGATCGAGCGCCGTGCGTCGCGCGACGTGGTGCTCTACGGCTTCGGCCGCATCGGCCGCCTCCTGGCCCGCCTGCTCATCGAGAAGGCCGGCTCGGGCAACGGGCTGCGCCTGCGGGCCATCGTCGTCCGCAAGGGCAAGGGCCAGGACATCGTCAAGCGCGCCTCGCTGCTGCGGCGCGACTCGATCCACGGCCAGTTCCAGGGCACGATCACCGTCGACGAGGCGAACAGCAAGATCATCGCCAACGGCAACGAGATCCAGGTGATCTACTCGGACGACCCGACGACGGTCGACTACACGGCGTACGGCATCAACGACGCCATCCTCATCGACAACACCGGCCGGTGGCGCGACCGCGAGGGGCTGTCCAAGCACCTCCGGCCGGGCATCGCCAAGGTCGTGCTCACCGCGCCGGGCAAGGGCGACGTCCCCAACATCGTGCACGGCGTCAACCACGCCACGATCAAGCCGGACGACCAGATCCTGTCCTGCGCGTCCTGCACGACCAACGCGATCGTCCCGCCGCTGAAGGCGATGGCGGACGAGTACGGCGTGCTGCGCGGACACGTGGAGACCGTCCACTCGTACACCAACGACCAGAACCTGCTGGACAATTACCACGACTCCGACCGTCGTGGCCGTTCGGCGGCGCTCAACATGGTCATCACCGAGACCGGCGCCGCGTCCGCCGTGGCGAAGGCGCTGCCCGATCTCAAGGCCCCGATCACCGGCAGCTCGATCCGCGTCCCGGTGCCGGACGTCTCGATCGCGATCCTGAGCCTGCGGCTGGAGCGCGAGACCACCCGCGAGGAGGTCCTCGACTACCTGCGCAACGTGTCGCTGGCCTCGCCGCTCAAGCGCCAGATCGACTTCATCAGCGCGCCCGACGCGGTCTCCAGCGACTTCATCGGCTCGCGCCATGCCTCGATCGTCGACGCGGGCGCCACCAAGGTGGACGGCGACAACGCCATCCTCTACCTCTGGTACGACAACGAGTTCGGCTACTCGTGCCAGGTCATCCGGGTCGTCCAGCACGTCTCCGGGGTGGAGTACCCGACGTACCCGGCCCCGGCGGTCTGA
- a CDS encoding ATP/GTP-binding protein: MVYDDSSDRTGAPEFFPVALKVLVAGGFGVGKTTFVGAVSEIAPLSTEELLTQSSVGTDNLEGVESKTATTVAMDFGRITLSEQHVLYLFGTPGQERFWFMWDELSRGALGAVVLADTRRLAECFAAVDFFERRGIGFIVAVNEFDGAYRYEPDEVRAALDLGPEVPVVLCDARMASSGTGALVTLVQHLINATSAPAPLQTYGAHP; the protein is encoded by the coding sequence ATGGTTTACGACGACAGCTCTGACCGCACCGGAGCCCCCGAGTTCTTCCCCGTGGCCCTGAAGGTGCTGGTCGCCGGAGGATTCGGCGTCGGCAAGACGACGTTCGTGGGCGCGGTCAGCGAGATCGCCCCGCTGTCCACCGAGGAGTTGCTGACCCAGAGCAGCGTGGGGACGGACAACCTGGAGGGCGTCGAGTCCAAGACGGCCACGACCGTCGCCATGGACTTCGGCCGCATCACCCTCTCCGAACAGCACGTCCTCTACCTGTTCGGCACACCCGGACAGGAGCGCTTCTGGTTCATGTGGGACGAACTCTCCCGGGGTGCGCTCGGCGCGGTGGTGCTGGCCGACACCCGGCGCCTCGCCGAATGCTTCGCCGCGGTGGACTTCTTCGAGCGGCGCGGCATCGGATTCATCGTCGCCGTCAACGAGTTCGACGGCGCCTACCGCTACGAACCCGACGAGGTCCGTGCCGCGCTCGACCTCGGGCCCGAGGTGCCCGTCGTCCTGTGCGACGCCCGGATGGCCAGCTCCGGCACGGGCGCCCTCGTCACCCTGGTCCAGCACCTCATCAACGCCACCTCGGCCCCCGCCCCACTCCAGACGTACGGAGCCCACCCGTGA